TTGGTCTTGGTCCGTCCACTATAGCGAAGATGGGTAAGGGAGAGAATATCTCTTTAGAAGTGCTGGACAAACTTTGTAGCCATTTCGGAGTACAACCAAATGATATTATTGAGCATGTAGAAGAGTCGTCACAGGGATAACCTTGACGGCTCTTTTGTTGACGGAAGATTTTTGTGTTATCTGTAATCAACCCTACGATAGTATGTAGAATACTTAAGCCCTGCTAACCATGATGGTAGCAGGACTTAAGTTTTATATCTCGAATTCTCCCCATATAACTGTTTCGGAAATTAATTTCTTCATTAATTTAAGGTATTTGCACCCTTTACTACCTTTAACTTAGCGCTGAATCTAAACCGCACACAAGTTCACGAGTGGGAAAGAGCACAATACATGACTCTTTACTAGAACTGTTAAACCCTTGACACCTTTGGTGTTGAGGGTTTTTTTTGTGGGCAAGTCGGTATTTTGAGCATTCCATTAATGATGTGCCCACAAAATGCCCACAAATAGTTGAAGGTAAAAGATGAAGCGTTACATATGAGATTCGAATTCTGCGGATTAAATCTGTCAGGTTGATATGATACGTGGGAGTTATAAGGAGTGGAAATAGAGTTCTGGAATGGTAACATTGTGGTTTTGATACTGATATTCTAAAGAAGCCGACGTATGCAGCCGCTATCGGACTCAGTAGACTTTATTCGCAGCTTTCTCTTCTTTTTGGCATGTTATCGGACCCCAAAGCCGTTATTGGCCTAAAAAACACCCGAAATGAGCCTCTATCGAAGGAATAACGTCACTGGTGGAGTTAGAATTAAAAGTGGACACCAGTTAACAGACTGACCGATAATGAGTCCACGGAGGTGTGTTCACATGGGAGAACATCGACAACGGTATAACGAAGAATTCAAGAAACAGACGGTGCAATTCATTCAAGATCAAACGAAGACGGTAGGTGACTTGGCCGAAGAGCTCAACATCCCTAAAAGTACTCTTCATCAATGGATGAGCCAATACCGAGAACTGAAGAATGAACCGGTAGCCAGCAGGGATCGAGTACGAGAACTTGAGGCGCAGTTGAAAGAAATGAGTCGCCAACTTCAAGAAAAAGATAATAAGATCGCTGATGTGGAAGAAGAATTAGCGATCGTAAAAAAAGCAGTGCACATCTTCAGCAAACCAAGGAACTAAGATTCCAGTTTATTGAAAAGCATCGCTCCGAGTTCCACTTGGAGAAGATGTGCATGTCTCTACAGGTGTCAAGGAGCGGATACTACAAGTGGCGGTTAGAAAAAACCAATACACAAAAGCTTCGTAGGACTGCCATAATGAAGCGAATTCAGTATCATTTTGCGGATCATCATAAGCGGTATGGGAGTCCGAAGATCACCGTCCTGTTACATCAAGAAGGCTACACCATTACCGAGCGTACTGTAAGCGTGTATATGCGACAAATGAAGCTTCGTTCCGTTGTGTGTAAAACGTATCGCGTGCAAACTACCGACTCCAATCATGACCACCCGATCGCTCCGAACACTTTAAACCAACAATTTAAGATCCTTAAACCCAACAAAGTATGGGTCACGGATATTACCTATATTCCTTGCCGAGGTGGACGCTTGTATCTAGCCAGTGTAATGGATCTTTGTACGCGTGAAATTGTAGGGTGGCGTCTGGAGAACCATATGGAAACTAGCCTGGTTTTGGGTGCCTTGCAAGATGCTTACGCAGCCAAACGACCCAAAAAGGGCCTATTGCATCACTCCGACCGAGGTTCTCAATATACTTCTCATGAATACGCTAAGCAATTGAAGGAATACGGCATGGAATCCAGCATGAGCCGCAGAGGCAACTGTTACGATAACGCCTGTATCGAGTCATGGCACAGCATTTTGAAGAAGGAACTTATCTATTGCAATCCACGCTTCAAAACCAAGGAGCAAGCCTACCAGGCGCTTTTTCAATACATTGAGTTTTACTATAACCGCAAGCGAATGCATGGTGCGCTGGGGTATCTTTCCCCCGTTCGTTTTGCTGAGCAATTTACTGGAAAATCTGTTTCGTGACTGTCCACTTTCTTGACAGAGGTCCATGGAGTCCGAAACTCTACGCAAAAGTCGTTTATTTGGCAAATAACATCATCTGGGACCGATACTCTTAAAGGATGGTGATAACTCGGTAGATCGGGGTTCCGAACTGACTTAACTGTATGAAAACACTAGAATGATTATGCAGCAAGAGGAGGTAGTTTCATACTATGACTAAGCTTTTTTAAGCCAAATCTAACTCGAAAAATGGGACTGTCACAACTGCCCAAGGAACTAAAGAGTCCACAAAAGCAATTCAATACCAATCACCACAAAAAATAGCATCTGGGCTGATGCCTATGATTAGAAAAAAATCCATTATATAGGGAATGATGCTAAAATATCTTATATAGTCAACTAATCCTTTCCGGAAAGGGAGCAATTATATGAATACTTTCATATATATAGGACTGGCTTTTTTCGTAATTTCTGGTATATGTGTTGGAGGATTTACGACGAGTCCGCAACAAAGAGGAATTTTTATTCAGAATCCAAAGATGACCGTAAAATTAAAAACAAAGTCGCGAATTGGTCTGCTTTAGGAGACATTATTTCGTTAGCAGTAGCAGGCATAATATATTTATTGTGACCCTCATTTACATAAAGTACCAAAAAGATTATATTGAATGCATTACTTATCGGATGAGGGGTGTTGAATTTGGCGAAGATTTTTAATGAGAACACAGTTACCTTTAAACAAAAGCAGTCCCCCATACCTGAGTTTGCTTGGCATACAAGTGAGAGATTAGCTGAAATGGTTAATTCAAAACATCTAGTCTTCGACATAAGATCTTTAGATCCAGATAAATATTCCTTTCCTTATCATTTTCATAGAAACGCTGAAGAGATATTTGTGATTTTAACTGGAAAAGCGATGTTAAGGACGCCCGGGGGTTTTACAGAGGTTACTGAAGGTGATGTGATATTTTTTGAAATGGGACCGGAAGGTGCTCATCAGCTTTATAATCATACGGAAGTGCCTTGCAAGTATCTTGATCTCCGAACGAATCAGGGCATAGATGTTTGCGAATATCCAGACTCAGGAAAAATCAACATTTTACCCTATCAAGAAATATATCAAGCGGATGAACAGGCGGATTATTATGTAGGAGAAGAACAGATTCGGGAGAAATGGAACGGAATGGAGGATCGTACTTGATACAAGATCGATGGTTCACAGTTATAAATATTGATCCGACAACTTATGCGATAAGTGAATATGGGCATTGGGAAAGGGTGCATTCTTTTTTACTATTAGGGAAAGAAAAAGCTGTGTTAATTGATACGGGATTAGGTATTGATAATATAAAAAGAATAACGGATGAGTTAACGGATTTACCTATCGCTGTCATCACTACGCATGTGCATGCTGATCATATTGGCAGTCATGGACAGTTTGAAACGATCTATGTTCATAAAGAGGATGAGGATTGGTTAATTAACGGAATACAAGGCTTGTCCCTTACCCAGATAAGAAGAGATATGAGCAGAGATATTACCCTTCCTATTCCTGAAACCTTTGATCCTTATACTTATACACCTTTTCAGGGCGAACCTACGGCTCTTTTGGAAGAGGGGGATGTACTCGACATAGGAGAACGTGAATTAGAAATTTACCATACACCGGGTCATTCGCCAGGCCATATCAGCATTTTTGATCATGCTAACGGATATCTGTTTACAGGGGATTTATTGTATGACGTTACACCTATCTATGCTTTTTACCCTTCGACTAGTCCGGTTGATTTAGTGGCTTCATTAGAAAAGATTACGGAAATTCCAAATGTGACTCGAATATTCGGCTCCCATAATACGTTAGGTCTGGATCCAGCTATTTTGCAAGAGGTTAAGAAGGCAGTTCGTGAATTGCGTGAACAGAATCTTGTCGCTCATGGTACAGGTATTCATCAGTTTAACGGGTTTAGTGTGCAGTTTTAAAAATTATATCGGGTATTGGGTAATTAAACGAGGTGGATGATCATCCCGAAAGTAATTCTGATTTATTCGGATACAATCGACCTGAAAAAAGCATGCAATTGTTGGACTTGGGAGTAAGCTTCTTTGTACTGAGTGTCGGATTGTTGTATAGGTAACGAACCTGGCAAAAAGGAAATAGAATACACAGGCGTTTCATTACTGTTCATATATATTTTAAGTGTAAGTTCCTGAATAACACTAGTCTCATCGTCAGCGCTCTTAAGCACATTAATATCCGCACTTGAAGCAGTTGATTTGCTGTTTTGTTGTCTCTTGGATACTTTGGAAAGGGTTAGAGCGTTTACAACAATCTCTGATCCCATAACATTATCGAAGGAGTATAACTTTGCTACAGCTTTTTTGCTTATCTTGGGATTGCTGGTGCCTATAGCTATTTTCTTATAAGATTCGTTAAGAGCGATCATGTGAGTTTGATTAGGGGGGATGAATGTTTTGGTGAATATGATGTTAAAAGATGAGGTTGCGCTTAATAGCTTAGACAGTGCTGAAGAAGTAGATAGCTTTTTCAATTCTAGAATACCGGCACTTAGAATTAAGACTACTCCTATAATAGCAAATATGTAGATCAAGATAATCAGCATGTAATCACGCCTCCTAGTTATCTCCTCAAAGCAAGATGTATTACTTAATGAAAGATATGCATGAATTATCTCTACTAGTATCTGTTAAAAGCGTAAATCGTGGAAATATAGGAATGACTACATTGTAAGCAAAAAGAAGCACCCAGAAATCTGCCTATTTTGCAAATTGAGCGCAAAAATTTGGGCAGTTGCCTGAGTGCTTTGTGGAATACTTATAAAGTAACTATGTAAAAACTATAAGAAATTGAAAGCCGTGATCTGATCGGTATATACAATTAGCTGTTTGTATTCGATTGGAGATTCGTAATTAGCATAGGGTCTTACAATAACCTCGTTAAGAACTATAAAGTTATAAACGAAATTTTTATCGGGATGTTCTGATCCTAGATAGGATTTGTATTCGTCGACAATGACATCATCCATCAAAGATTTTAAGTCAAATACATCCTCTTTGTTGGAGTCAGCAGGGGAGACAATACCTTGAATGCTGCCAAATGAGGTGAGCAGATTTACCTTTTTTCCACTAGCTTGATCGTTATTTAACAATAAACCGGAGAGTTTACCCAGTGCATCGACTTTAAAATCGATGAGGGTTCTAATTTTTGAGTTGTTCAAAACTAAACACTTCCTTTCAATTTGAAATCCTGTTAACAATATTCGACATATAACCACATAATTCCTAGTGCGCTATATAAAATACTCAAAAACAAAAGCCTCCCATTCATGAAATATCGAGTGGGGGGCTTTTGTTTATGGATAGATTTAATTTCTTATCGTCACTCGTGTTCCAATGGGGACAATCGCTGCGAGTGCTAATACATCCTCATTGTACATACGAATACAACCGTGTGAGACTTCGTGACCTATGGATGAGGGATCGTTAGTTCCATGTATCCCATAGTGAGGCTTTGAAAGTCCCATCCAAAATGCACCAAATGGACCACCAGGATTGGGCTGCTTGTTAATAATTGTGAACTCGCCCAGTGGGGATTGAGTTACCATTTTACCGATTCCGACAGGGAAGCCCCTGACCACAACGTTGTTATCAAGAAGATAAAGCATTCGCTGCGATAAATCTACAATAATTCGATAATTTGGCATGCGCAACACTCCTTTCTAATTAGGATATGAGCAAAACACCTAAACGGTTATTTATAGAAAATGGCCATTTTAGCGAATGGGAACAAATGTTCTATAATCGATTATTTGAGTTAAATAGCAGAAAAAATGGCTGTTCCGCGTTTGCGGAACAGCCATTTGTAAAATATAAGAAAGAATTTAAGGTATACATTATCCTTATATTTCTCGCAGAAATGATTACCTTCCCTAAAAAGGACGGTAATCTGTTTCCGCTTGGTAGGAGTGCGTGGTTAGTGGATATCTCGGAACAGTCCGATAACTCTGCCGAGAATGGTTACGCGATTAAGGCGAAGAGGCTCATATGCCGGATTCTCCGGCTGAAGACGTATATGATCACGTTCTTTATAAAAGGTCTTAACGGTTGCTTCATCTTCTTCAGTCATAGCTACAACGATATCTCCGTTATCAGCCGTTTGTTGTTGACGAACAATTACATAGTCACCATTCATAATCCCTGCTTCTACCATACTGTCACCTTGAACCGATAACATAAATACTTTGTTATCTCCAACATAGTGAGTTGGAAGTGGGAAATAGTCTTCAATATTCTCAGTAGCAGTGATAGGCACCCCGGCGGTAACCTTGCCTACGACAGGAATGCGAGCGACGGTTTGTGCGAAATGATGGACATTCTCGGAATCCTCTTGGCCTAGCAATTCTATCGCACGAGGCTTCGTTGGATCTCGACGAATAAGTCCCTTCTTCTCAAGCCGATCCAAATGACCGTGAACTGTGGAGCTGGAAGCTAGACCAACAGCTTCTCCAATCTCCCGGACGGAAGGAGGATAACCCTTGCTGCGGACTTCGCTACGTATAAATTCCAGGATCGCCAGCTGGCGACTAGAAATCTTTGACATTGGAATCAACCCCATATAGTAATGTTTGGGAAAATTATAACATAGAACTACCGTTCGCACAAACATAAGTTCTAACTATTATAAATATTAATATGAAAGAGTTAATAAATGGTAGCCTCTTATTGTTTATTTAAGCTTCATATAAATGATCAATTAGGTCTTTTTAAGATTGATATGGCTTTTTGCTATTTTCGAAAAAAAGAGAACAATTGTTCTAAAATAGTATTGAACAAAACACATGTTCGTGTTATTATGAATTTGAAAGTAAGAACAAGTGTTTGGAGGATGATATTCATGTTAAAATACAGTACATACCGTAGCATCTACGATAAAGCCCCAGTGGTTGAATCTTTAGGACATAATCCTATTACCCGTAATTCAGCTCAGATTAAAGAGATTACAGATCGCTTGCTTGAAGGATTGATGCGTTTGTTCCGGAGAGATTTTGTTATTAAACTGACATTGATCATTGTGCTCGTACTATCAGGGCTTACAGTAGTAGGTAATGTATTTGCAGGATCAACTTCTTTAATGAAGGATGAGAAGCGCGTAGTGGTTGAACGTGGAGATACACTTTGGAGTATAGCTCTTGAGAATAAACCTTCTGATATGAAGACGGCTGTATATATAGAAGGAATTAAAAAATCTAATGGGATTAAGGGTAGTCAAATTAATGCTGGAGATGTTCTAACGTTACCTATTTATTAATTTTCTAAGAACATAATAGAAAGACATTAAGAGCTTGCAGGGAGTAAACCTTGACAAGCTCTTTTTCTCATGGCAGAGTTAGAATTAATTTATAAGGGGAGGGAAAGTTTTTTGAATATTGATGAGTTGGTCGCGCGTATTAACGAATTGGCACGCAAACAGAAGAGCGTAGGCCTTAATCAAGAGGAATTGGCGGAACGTGCCAAGCTCCGTGAAATTTATTTGGGGAATATCCGCAATAATTTTCGAGCACAATTGAATACGATTGAATTGGTTGATAATGATGAGCATGAAGAAGGTAACAAGGGACTTAAGCATTAACACCCTGTTCCTTTTCATAGATATTACTGGATGACTAGGGGGAACGCATATGGCCCGTTCTTGGGAAAGAATGGTTCAACGCAACACACAGCAAATCAACAAGCAAAGAAAGAAACAGGGGAAGGAAACGATTTATGCGTCTAAATCTAAATCTCCTGGCAAGAACACCGAAACCTTTAAAGGTCGTAACATTGCACTTCCAATAGTGTTAGTAGTGCTTGGTTCATTGTTCTGGGTGATTGGTTCAGTAGATCAGGCCCAAGGCAGTGGTATGCTTATGAACTGGCTAGGAGTTGTTTTGTACTACTTACTAGCGGCACTTCTGTTCTTCCGACGTCCGTACTTGAAGGTGGAGAATGCTAGACTATCTACTATTAAATTCAATCGCGAACGCTATTTGTCAGCTTCTGATATTGAGAAAATCATCCTTTCGCGTGGAGCAGTTGTCATTAAGCATAAAGGCAAACGCACGAAATGGATTTTTACCAGACTTATGAATCGTTATGATACAGCTGCGATGGGGACTCGTCTGGAAGCATTCGCAAAAGCTCACCAAATTGAAGTAGTTCACGATTAGAAATTAACCAGCCATAGGAGAGGGAGACCTGTAATGCCAATTTCTGCCGTACTATTTGACCTTGATGATACACTGCTCTGGGATGATCGGAGCGTCAATGAAGCATTTCGTTCTACATGTGAAGCCGCCGGGGAAACGATTGATCCACAAGAACTAGAAGTCGCGGTGCGTAAAGAAGCCATAGGATTATATGAATCATACGAAACGAACCCATTTACAAAAATGATCGGGATTAATCCTTTTGAAGCACTTTGGGGAAACTTTACTGCAGGTGAACAACCGGAATTCCGTCAATTGGAGCAACTTGCACCGGGATACCGTAAAGAGTCGTGGCGTCGTGGTCTTGCAGCTCTTGGTGTAGAGGATGAAGTTCTTGCTGAGACATTAGCTAACAAGTTTGCAGCAGAGCGTAGAAAACGGGCTTACATCTATGAAGAAACGATTCAGGTGCTTGAAGAGCTGAAGGGTAAAGTGAAGCTATTGCTTTTGACTAACGGATGCCCTGCATTGCAACAAGAGAAGCTGGATGGTGTACCTGAAATCGTTCCTTTCTTTGATCACATCGTGATTTCCGGAAGCTTCGGCAAAGGAAAACCGGATAAGGATATTTTTCTACATGCCTTAGAGCTTCTTGACATTGCACCTGAGCAAGGGGTTATGGTCGGTGATAAGCTTACAACGGATATTCGTGGTGGGTTGGCAACAGGGTTGACTACGGTCTGGATTAATAGAAAAGGTAAACAGCCAGATCCTGAAATTCAGCCGGATTATGAAATCAAGCATCTTGGGGAGCTTCTTTCAATAGTCCAATCTTTATAAAGCGGAACAGAGGATTTCGTTCCATTTAAGTCATATGAAGGCAGTAAGTTCCTGGGTTACTAGGAGACTTGCTGTCTTTCTTTATTTCTTAATATCATTAAATTTTTCTATTAGTTTAACTAGTAAATGATAAGAGTCACAAGAGTGAAGCTGAATTGATGTGAAATACTGAAAAACCAATAATAATGTGTATAATAGATGAAGAATGTATAACATGAATTGGTAGATTCTTTGTATTCAAATCGATTGGGAGGACTCTAAATGAAGATTTCGAGAACAATAGTCCCTTTATTATTAGGTGCAACACTTTTAATCCTGGGGGGATGCTCATCAGACCAAACCAAACATTCTGGAGTACATAACATGAATATGAACATGGACATGGATATGTCTATGGAGCCTATTAAGGTCGAGTTACATTGGAGTCCTGAAGAGGTTGTTGTAAATCAGAAGGTGACCTTTGAGGCTGTGGTGACGCAAGACAACTCGGCAGTGGATGATGCGAAAGAGGTTTTGTTCGAAATTGTGAAGAAAGATGATGATGGACATAAAATGGAGCTTAAAGGGAAGCTAGTCGGTGATGGAATCTATCAAGCTGAAGGAACTCTTGAGACAGAAGGACAATATATTGTTACATCTCATGTAACTGCAAGAACTCAGCATTCTATGCCTAATAAAGAACTCATTGTAAAACCATGATTTATGTATAGCAATTGTATTCTATGATTACATATAATGCAGAGTGGAAAGGAAGGCTTTCCGAAATTCCATTATTCTGCTAAACTTACTCTAATGTTTTACTGGGGGGACTATACGTTGGCTAAATATACACTTGAGGAAAGCTTACAACAAAGAATATTAATTCTAGATGGTGCAATGGGCACAATGATCCAACAAGTGCCTCTAACAGGTGAGGATTTTGGTGGCGAAGAATTGGACGGCTGTAATGAAATGCTAGTCTTAACTCGTCCAGAAGTGATTCAGACGATTCATGAGCAGTATCTTGAAGCAGGTGCTGATCTCATAGAAACGAATACATTTGGTGCAACGTCTGTTGTACTTGCTGAATATGATATCCCGCAGCGGGCTCGTGAAATTAATCTAGTTGCAGCAAAGCTAGCACGCAATGCTGTTGATAAATATGATACGCCTGACCGTCCTCGATATGTTGTAGGTGCGATGGGTCCTACAACAAAAACTCTCTCTGTTACAGGAGGAGTCACTTTCCAAGAGCTCATTGATAGCTACGAGGAACAGGCAGTGGCATTGATTGATGGCCAAGTGGATGCTTTACTGCTAGAGACCTCTCAGGATACTCTGAACGTTAAGGCAGGAAGTATAGGTATTCGAAATGCGTTTGAGAAGACGGGTATCAAATTGCCAGTGATGATTTCTGGAACGATTGAACCGATGGGCACAACACTTGCCGGTCAGAACATTGAAGCCTTCTACATTTCACTAGAGCATCTGAAACCAATCTCTATTGGTTTGAACTGTGCGACGGGTCCAGAGTTCATGCGAGATCATATTCGTTCACTTTCTGCGATCTCATCAGCAGCTGTAAGTTGTTATCCGAACGCTGGTCTACCAGATGAGAATGGTCATTATCATGAATCACCGGATTCTCTTGCTCGTAAAATTGCTGCGTTTGCGGAAAAGGGATGGCTTAACATTGCGGGGGGGTGCTGCGGAACGACACCGGAACATATCCGTGCTATGTCTGAAGCACTTTCACAATTCCCTCCACGCCCGCTTGCAGGAAATCATCCACCAGCACTTTCAGGTATTGAGCCTATCTATATTGAGAATGACAACCGCCCATATATGGTTGGTGAACGTACGAATGTATTAGGCTCTCGTAAGTTCAAACGTCTTATCGTCGAAGGTAAATATGAGGAAGCCTCAGAAATTGCCCGTGCTCAGGTGAAGAGCGGTGCACAGGTCATTGATGTCTGCGTGCAAGATCCGGATCGTGATGAGACTGAGGATATTAAGCTTTTTCTAGAGCTAGTAGTAAAGAAGGTTAAAGTTCCTCTGATGATCGATACTACCGACCCAAAGGTTATTGATCTGGCATTACAGTACTGTCAAGGTAAGGCGATAATTAACTCCATTAACCTTGAAGATGGTGAAGAAAAATTCGAGCTGGTCACTCCGTTGATTCATAAGTATGGTGCAGCTATTGTTGTAGGTACGATTGATGAGACAGGACAAGCGATCAAGGCTACAGATAAATTGGAAGTTGCTAGACGTTCATATGACCTGTTGGTGAATAAGTACGGTTTAGCAGCAGAAGATATCATTTTCGACACCCTTGTGTTCCCTGTAGGAACCGGGGATGAGCAATATATCGGCTCTGCCAAAGAAACCATTGATGGCATTCGTTTGATCAAAGAAGCTCTTCCAGGTGTTCATACTATTTTGGGGATTAGTAACGTCTCCTTTGGATTACCGGAAGCGGGACGTGAAGTTCTGAACTCAGTATTCCTCTATGAGTGCACTAAGGCTGGATTGGATTATGCGATCGTGAATACAGAGAAGGTAGAACGCTATGCTTCTATTCCTGCTGAAGATCGTCGTCTTGCTGAGGAATTAATTTATAATACGAATGATGTCACGCTTGCTGCTTTTGTAGCCGCCTTCCGTGGCAAGAAGGTTGAGAAAAAAGAGAAGATTTCTAACCTGTCGCTGGAAGAGCGTCTGGCTTCTTATGTAGTTGAAGGCACCAAAGAAGGGCTTATTCCAGACCTTAATGAGGCTCTTACCAAATCAGGACCTTTGGAGATTATCAATGGCCCGCTAATGGCTGGGATGTCAGAGGTTGGACGGCTGTTTAATAACAATGAGTTGATCGTTGCTGAAGTACTGCAAAGCGCTGAAGTGATGAAGGCTTCTGTTGGTCATTTGGAGCAGTTTATGAAGAAGGATGAGACCTCGGTAAAAGGTAAAATCATGCTGGCAACTGTAAAAGGTGACGTGCACGATATAGGAAAGAATCTGGTGGAGATCATCTTATCGAATAATGGTTATCAGATCATTAATTTGGGTATAAAAGTACCACCTGAGACAATTATCGAAGCGTTTCGTCGTGAAAAAGCTGATGCGATCGGATTGTCTGGCCTGCTCGTGAAATCGGCACAGCAGATGGTGCTGACTGCACAAGACTTACGTACGGCTGGGATTGATGTGCCGATTATGGTAGGTGGCGCAGCCCTGACTCGTAAGTTTACCAAAACACGTATACGTCCGGAGTATGATGGTTTAGTACTGTATGCTAAGGATGCTATGGATGGATTGGATATTGCTAATAAGCTTATGAACCCTGTTGAACGGGAGAAAATTGCCGAGGAAATTCGAGTGGAAGCCGAAGCGGCAGTAGCAGTTGCTCCTAAGCAAGAGCTTCCTACGCTAACTAGAGCAGTTCGCTCTAAGATTTCTCCAGACGCACCAGTATTTGTTCCACCGGATTTAGAGCGCCACGTCATTCGTAATTATCCATTGGGGCATATTATCCCTTATGTGAACATGCAAATGCTGCTGGGTCATCATCTGGGGCTACGAGGTTCTGTAGAGGCGCAATTAGCTGCTGGTGATGAGCGGACTGTTGAGTTGAAAGGAACAGTGGATGACATTCTACATCAAGCGATGCTGGAAGGTACGATCACTCCTCATGCGATGTATCAATTCTTCCCTGCACAATCAAGTGGCAATGATATTATCGTGTATAATC
This window of the Paenibacillus sp. FSL R10-2734 genome carries:
- a CDS encoding helix-turn-helix transcriptional regulator, translating into MPFSYKPLWVLLANNEMKKQDLREALGLGPSTIAKMGKGENISLEVLDKLCSHFGVQPNDIIEHVEESSQG
- a CDS encoding transposase, coding for MGEHRQRYNEEFKKQTVQFIQDQTKTVGDLAEELNIPKSTLHQWMSQYRELKNEPVASRDRVRELEAQLKEMSRQLQEKDNKIADVEEELAIVKKAVHIFSKPRN
- a CDS encoding IS3 family transposase translates to MEKHRSEFHLEKMCMSLQVSRSGYYKWRLEKTNTQKLRRTAIMKRIQYHFADHHKRYGSPKITVLLHQEGYTITERTVSVYMRQMKLRSVVCKTYRVQTTDSNHDHPIAPNTLNQQFKILKPNKVWVTDITYIPCRGGRLYLASVMDLCTREIVGWRLENHMETSLVLGALQDAYAAKRPKKGLLHHSDRGSQYTSHEYAKQLKEYGMESSMSRRGNCYDNACIESWHSILKKELIYCNPRFKTKEQAYQALFQYIEFYYNRKRMHGALGYLSPVRFAEQFTGKSVS
- a CDS encoding cupin domain-containing protein; this encodes MAKIFNENTVTFKQKQSPIPEFAWHTSERLAEMVNSKHLVFDIRSLDPDKYSFPYHFHRNAEEIFVILTGKAMLRTPGGFTEVTEGDVIFFEMGPEGAHQLYNHTEVPCKYLDLRTNQGIDVCEYPDSGKINILPYQEIYQADEQADYYVGEEQIREKWNGMEDRT
- a CDS encoding MBL fold metallo-hydrolase, which produces MERNGGSYLIQDRWFTVINIDPTTYAISEYGHWERVHSFLLLGKEKAVLIDTGLGIDNIKRITDELTDLPIAVITTHVHADHIGSHGQFETIYVHKEDEDWLINGIQGLSLTQIRRDMSRDITLPIPETFDPYTYTPFQGEPTALLEEGDVLDIGERELEIYHTPGHSPGHISIFDHANGYLFTGDLLYDVTPIYAFYPSTSPVDLVASLEKITEIPNVTRIFGSHNTLGLDPAILQEVKKAVRELREQNLVAHGTGIHQFNGFSVQF
- a CDS encoding L,D-transpeptidase, with translation MPNYRIIVDLSQRMLYLLDNNVVVRGFPVGIGKMVTQSPLGEFTIINKQPNPGGPFGAFWMGLSKPHYGIHGTNDPSSIGHEVSHGCIRMYNEDVLALAAIVPIGTRVTIRN
- the lexA gene encoding transcriptional repressor LexA, which codes for MSKISSRQLAILEFIRSEVRSKGYPPSVREIGEAVGLASSSTVHGHLDRLEKKGLIRRDPTKPRAIELLGQEDSENVHHFAQTVARIPVVGKVTAGVPITATENIEDYFPLPTHYVGDNKVFMLSVQGDSMVEAGIMNGDYVIVRQQQTADNGDIVVAMTEEDEATVKTFYKERDHIRLQPENPAYEPLRLNRVTILGRVIGLFRDIH
- a CDS encoding LysM peptidoglycan-binding domain-containing protein, translated to MLKYSTYRSIYDKAPVVESLGHNPITRNSAQIKEITDRLLEGLMRLFRRDFVIKLTLIIVLVLSGLTVVGNVFAGSTSLMKDEKRVVVERGDTLWSIALENKPSDMKTAVYIEGIKKSNGIKGSQINAGDVLTLPIY
- a CDS encoding DUF896 domain-containing protein, producing the protein MNIDELVARINELARKQKSVGLNQEELAERAKLREIYLGNIRNNFRAQLNTIELVDNDEHEEGNKGLKH
- a CDS encoding HAD family hydrolase — its product is MPISAVLFDLDDTLLWDDRSVNEAFRSTCEAAGETIDPQELEVAVRKEAIGLYESYETNPFTKMIGINPFEALWGNFTAGEQPEFRQLEQLAPGYRKESWRRGLAALGVEDEVLAETLANKFAAERRKRAYIYEETIQVLEELKGKVKLLLLTNGCPALQQEKLDGVPEIVPFFDHIVISGSFGKGKPDKDIFLHALELLDIAPEQGVMVGDKLTTDIRGGLATGLTTVWINRKGKQPDPEIQPDYEIKHLGELLSIVQSL
- a CDS encoding FixH family protein — encoded protein: MNMNMDMDMSMEPIKVELHWSPEEVVVNQKVTFEAVVTQDNSAVDDAKEVLFEIVKKDDDGHKMELKGKLVGDGIYQAEGTLETEGQYIVTSHVTARTQHSMPNKELIVKP